From Streptomyces fungicidicus, one genomic window encodes:
- a CDS encoding TerD family protein has protein sequence MAREFQRGHKARISDLTAGTDLYVGVQISGPGLTFDISCFGLDADERLSDDRYFVFYNQPKSPEESVQLLGAQAGDTESFRVTLDRIPQQIRKLSFTATLDGAGQMSQIGPGYIRIVAGGEEVARYPFSGSEFSTERAVMLGDFYFKDVWRFAAVGQGFDGGLDALLKNFGGEVAEEEPAAPQQPQPGGAAPGFAPPAQTAAPPAFGAPAGGPPPAPAPAPAPQPAAQGFTPPPAPAPPAPPVHAAPTIVAPLHTPPGGSQVPPPAPAPAPYGQPGQQPPPYGQSAPPPPGYGQPGAPHAPAPPPGYGQPTPPPGYGQQPPPGQVPHQQAPYGAPQAAPQAPGVLGALQQFKETPTGQRWTQQNKKLVRADLGIGGQPVLARQGSMVLYQGKVEFSYKGAGFSGRIVGNATGQEMQLMRCTGQGQVFFAEDSTMLHPIELQGDAVCVSAENVLAFDEGLQYEVRRIEGHGIPGGALFTMQFQGTGTIVVKTHGTPVVLPVTPTTFADCNAVVAWSAASQVVVSSQVRMRRNSYPGDTGESVNLQFRGAPGNFIVVQPYEI, from the coding sequence ATGGCCAGGGAATTCCAACGCGGCCACAAGGCCAGGATCAGTGACCTCACGGCGGGGACGGATCTGTACGTAGGTGTGCAGATCTCCGGCCCGGGGCTGACCTTCGACATCAGCTGCTTCGGCCTCGACGCCGACGAGCGGCTCTCGGACGACCGGTACTTCGTCTTCTACAACCAGCCGAAGTCCCCCGAGGAGTCCGTCCAGCTCCTGGGCGCGCAGGCCGGCGACACCGAGTCGTTCCGCGTGACGCTGGACCGGATCCCGCAGCAGATCAGGAAGCTGTCCTTCACGGCGACCCTCGACGGCGCCGGGCAGATGTCGCAGATCGGCCCCGGCTACATCCGTATCGTCGCCGGCGGCGAGGAAGTGGCCCGGTACCCGTTCAGCGGTTCGGAGTTCTCCACCGAGCGGGCCGTGATGCTGGGTGACTTCTACTTCAAGGACGTCTGGCGCTTCGCCGCCGTCGGACAGGGCTTCGACGGCGGTCTCGACGCGCTGCTGAAGAACTTCGGCGGCGAGGTGGCCGAGGAAGAGCCAGCCGCCCCTCAGCAGCCGCAGCCCGGCGGAGCCGCCCCCGGTTTCGCCCCGCCCGCCCAGACCGCCGCGCCGCCCGCGTTCGGCGCGCCCGCCGGCGGCCCCCCGCCCGCGCCCGCTCCGGCCCCCGCGCCCCAGCCCGCCGCGCAGGGCTTCACACCGCCGCCGGCCCCCGCACCCCCGGCCCCCCCGGTGCACGCCGCGCCGACCATCGTCGCCCCGCTGCACACCCCTCCCGGCGGCTCCCAGGTGCCGCCCCCGGCACCGGCCCCCGCGCCCTACGGACAGCCGGGCCAGCAGCCGCCGCCGTACGGCCAGAGCGCCCCGCCGCCCCCGGGATACGGCCAGCCGGGGGCCCCGCACGCCCCCGCCCCGCCGCCCGGCTACGGACAACCGACGCCCCCTCCCGGCTACGGCCAGCAGCCCCCGCCCGGACAGGTGCCCCACCAGCAGGCCCCGTACGGCGCTCCCCAGGCCGCACCGCAGGCTCCCGGCGTGCTCGGCGCGCTCCAGCAGTTCAAGGAGACGCCCACCGGCCAGCGCTGGACCCAGCAGAACAAGAAGCTCGTCCGCGCGGACCTCGGCATCGGCGGGCAGCCCGTGCTGGCCCGGCAGGGCAGCATGGTGCTCTACCAGGGCAAGGTCGAATTCAGCTACAAGGGCGCCGGCTTCTCCGGCCGCATCGTGGGCAACGCCACCGGCCAGGAGATGCAGCTGATGCGCTGCACCGGCCAGGGCCAGGTGTTCTTCGCCGAGGACTCCACGATGCTGCACCCGATCGAGCTCCAGGGCGACGCCGTGTGCGTCTCCGCGGAGAACGTCCTCGCCTTCGACGAGGGCCTCCAGTACGAGGTCCGCCGCATCGAGGGCCACGGCATCCCGGGCGGCGCGCTGTTCACGATGCAGTTCCAGGGCACCGGCACGATCGTCGTGAAGACCCACGGCACGCCCGTGGTGCTGCCGGTCACGCCCACCACCTTCGCCGACTGCAACGCCGTGGTCGCCTGGTCGGCCGCCTCCCAGGTGGTCGTCTCCAGCCAGGTGCGGATGCGCCGCAACTCCTACCCCGGCGA